The Acidobacteriota bacterium DNA segment CCTGCTCACGCTCGGGCTGTTCTATCTCGTGTTGAACGGCCTGTTGTTCATGCTGGCTGCGGCGGTCGTGCCCGGGTTCGAGGTTCGCTCCTTGGGGTGGGCGGTGCTCGGCTCGCTGGTGGTGTCGGTCGTGTCGTGGTTCGTCGGCATCTGGGACGAGGAAGAGCTGGTGTGAGCGGAGCGGCGCCGGGCGGCGCCCCCGGGAGGCACCGGTGATCCGGCGGGCCCCGGTGATCGGGCTCGAGGTCCATGCCCGGCTCAGGACAGCGACGAAGCTGTTCTGCGGCTGCCCCGTTCGCGCCGACGCGCCCCCCAACACGCTCGTGTGCCCGGTGTGCCTCGGCCTTCCGGGGGCGTTGCCGGTGCCGAACCGGGAGGCCGTCCGGCTGGCGGTTCGGCTGGCCCTGGCGCTGGGGGCGCGCGTCCATCCGGTTTCGGAGTGGGACAGGAAGAACTACTTCTATCCCGACCTGCCCAAGGGCTACCAGATCACCCAACAGCGGCGCCCGCTGGCGACGGGCGGCGCCCTCGACATCGGCCCGCCCTCGCATCCCGTTCCGCTGCAGCGGATCCACATCGAAGAGGACGCGGGAAAGTCGATTCACGGCCGGTTCCCCGGAGGGCGGACCGGACTCGACTTCAACCGCTGCGGCGCGCCGCTGGTGGAGGTGGTCACCGAGCCGGCGCTGGCCTCCCCCGAAGAGGCCGAACGTTTTCTCGAGCGCCTGAAGGCGACGCTCGTCGATCTCGGCGTGAGCGATGCGGAGATGGAGAAGGGCTCTCTCCGCTGCGACGCCAACGTCTCGCTGGGGCCGGGGGCCGCCAGGGTCGAGATCAAGAACCTCAACTCGTTCCGCAACGTGCGCCGCGCGCTGGCCTACGAGATCGAGCGGCTTGCCGGCGCGGATCCGGGGGCGGCCGACGAGACGCGGGCCTGGGACGATCGCCGCCGCTGCACGCGCCGCCTGCGCGGCAAGGAGCACGAGTTCGACTACCGCTACCTGCCGGAGCCCGACCTGCCCCCGCTGCGGCTCCGCCGGGCCCTGCTCGCCGCCGCGGGGAGAAATCTGCCCGAACCGATCCACCTGCGGATCGAG contains these protein-coding regions:
- the gatB gene encoding Asp-tRNA(Asn)/Glu-tRNA(Gln) amidotransferase subunit GatB, which codes for MRRSCPGSRFAPWGGRCSARWWCRSCRGSSASGTRKSWCERSGAGRRPREAPVIRRAPVIGLEVHARLRTATKLFCGCPVRADAPPNTLVCPVCLGLPGALPVPNREAVRLAVRLALALGARVHPVSEWDRKNYFYPDLPKGYQITQQRRPLATGGALDIGPPSHPVPLQRIHIEEDAGKSIHGRFPGGRTGLDFNRCGAPLVEVVTEPALASPEEAERFLERLKATLVDLGVSDAEMEKGSLRCDANVSLGPGAARVEIKNLNSFRNVRRALAYEIERLAGADPGAADETRAWDDRRRCTRRLRGKEHEFDYRYLPEPDLPPLRLRRALLAAAGRNLPEPIHLRIERYLALGVPSGPARDLAHRPALARYFDRAIGAGAAAREAAHWILGEAAVIFGEDGEAPRVPPETLAALVERVSTGKLSHARARRALRQAAGRGGDVLEWAEREARESLGDQDIEALCREILREAPDLLRRYRAGKTGLIDHFVGMGLRRSGGRADPGRLRRRLEALLRES
- a CDS encoding phage holin family protein, with product MKRFLTHWFTVAVALAAAGWILPGVTVRSLPALAVAALVLGFLNAIVRPVLLILTLPITLLTLGLFYLVLNGLLFMLAAAVVPGFEVRSLGWAVLGSLVVSVVSWFVGIWDEEELV